The following proteins are encoded in a genomic region of Streptococcus sp. 29892:
- the rpsE gene encoding 30S ribosomal protein S5: protein MAFKDNAVEIEERVVAINRVTKVVKGGRRLRFAALVVVGDRNGRVGFGTGKAQEVPEAIRKAVESAKKNMIEVPMVGTTIPHEVRSEFGGARVLLKPASEGSGVAAGGATRAVIELAGIADVTSKSLGSNTPINIVRATVEGLKQLKRAEEVAALRGISVSDLA from the coding sequence ATGGCATTCAAAGATAACGCAGTTGAAATTGAAGAACGCGTAGTAGCCATCAACCGTGTTACAAAAGTTGTTAAAGGTGGACGTCGTCTTCGTTTCGCAGCTCTTGTGGTTGTTGGTGACCGTAACGGTCGCGTAGGTTTCGGTACTGGTAAAGCTCAAGAAGTACCAGAAGCTATCCGTAAAGCAGTTGAATCTGCTAAGAAAAACATGATTGAAGTACCAATGGTTGGTACAACAATTCCTCACGAAGTTCGTTCAGAATTTGGAGGAGCTCGTGTATTGTTGAAACCTGCTTCAGAAGGTTCTGGGGTTGCTGCCGGTGGTGCAACTCGTGCCGTAATCGAATTGGCAGGTATCGCAGATGTGACTTCTAAGTCACTTGGTTCAAACACACCAATCAACATCGTTCGCGCAACAGTTGAAGGTTTGAAACAATTGAAACGTGCTGAAGAAGTCGCTGCACTTCGTGGCATCTCAGTTTCTGATTTAGCATAA
- the rplQ gene encoding 50S ribosomal protein L17 yields the protein MAYRKLGRTSSQRKAMLRDLTTDLLINESIVTTEARAKEIRKTVEKMITLGKRGDLHARRQAAAFVRNEIASENYDEATDKYTATTALQKLFSEIAPRYAERNGGYTRILKTEPRRGDAAPMAIIELV from the coding sequence ATGGCATACCGTAAACTAGGACGCACTAGCTCACAACGTAAAGCAATGTTGCGCGATTTGACAACTGACCTTTTGATCAACGAATCAATCGTTACAACTGAAGCTCGTGCTAAAGAAATCCGTAAAACAGTTGAAAAAATGATCACACTTGGTAAACGTGGTGACTTGCACGCACGTCGTCAAGCTGCTGCATTTGTTCGTAACGAAATCGCATCTGAAAACTATGATGAAGCAACTGATAAGTACACAGCTACTACAGCTCTTCAAAAATTGTTCTCTGAGATTGCACCTCGTTATGCAGAACGCAATGGTGGATATACTCGTATCCTCAAAACTGAACCACGTCGTGGTGATGCTGCCCCAATGGCAATTATCGAACTTGTATAA
- the rpsK gene encoding 30S ribosomal protein S11, whose translation MAKPTRKRRVKKNIESGIAHIHATFNNTIVMITDVHGNAIAWSSAGALGFKGSRKSTPFAAQMASEAAAKSAQEHGLKTVEVTVKGPGSGRESAIRALAAAGLEVTAIRDVTPVPHNGARPPKRRRV comes from the coding sequence TTGGCTAAACCAACACGTAAACGTCGTGTGAAAAAGAATATCGAATCTGGTATTGCACATATTCACGCAACATTTAATAACACTATTGTTATGATTACTGATGTGCATGGTAACGCTATTGCTTGGTCATCAGCTGGTGCTCTTGGTTTCAAAGGTTCTCGTAAATCTACACCATTCGCGGCTCAAATGGCTTCAGAAGCTGCTGCTAAATCTGCACAAGAACACGGTCTTAAAACAGTTGAAGTTACCGTTAAAGGCCCAGGTTCAGGTCGTGAGTCTGCTATCCGCGCTCTTGCTGCCGCTGGTCTTGAAGTAACAGCAATTCGTGATGTGACTCCTGTACCACACAATGGTGCTCGTCCTCCAAAACGTCGCCGTGTATAA
- the rpsM gene encoding 30S ribosomal protein S13 — MARIAGVDIPNDKRVVISLTYVYGIGLATSKKILAAAGISEDVRVKDLTPDQEDAIRREVDAIKVEGDLRREVNLNIKRLMEIGSYRGIRHRRGLPVRGQNTKNNARTRKGKAVAIAGKKK, encoded by the coding sequence ATGGCTCGTATTGCTGGAGTTGACATTCCAAATGACAAACGTGTAGTTATTTCATTGACTTATGTTTATGGTATCGGTCTCGCAACTTCTAAGAAAATTCTTGCAGCAGCAGGTATTTCAGAAGATGTTCGCGTAAAAGATTTGACACCGGATCAAGAAGACGCTATTCGTCGCGAAGTTGATGCAATCAAAGTTGAAGGTGACCTTCGTCGTGAAGTTAACTTGAACATCAAACGTTTGATGGAAATCGGTTCATACCGTGGTATCCGTCACCGTCGTGGACTTCCTGTCCGTGGACAAAACACTAAAAACAATGCCCGCACTCGTAAAGGTAAAGCTGTTGCGATCGCAGGTAAGAAAAAATAA
- a CDS encoding adenylate kinase → MNLLIMGLPGAGKGTQAAKIVEKFNVAHISTGDMFRAAMANQTEMGVLAKSYIDKGDLVPDEVTNGIVKERLVQDDIKEKGFLLDGYPRTIEQAHALDANLADLGIELQGVINIDIDPSKLIERLSGRIIHKETGETFHKVFNPPVGDYKEEDFYQREDDKPESVKRRLEVNIAQGQPIIEHYRAKGLVHDIEGDQDIELVFQAIDTVLSKLQ, encoded by the coding sequence ATGAATCTTTTAATTATGGGTTTACCAGGTGCTGGTAAGGGGACACAGGCAGCTAAGATTGTAGAGAAATTTAATGTTGCTCATATTTCTACTGGCGATATGTTCCGCGCAGCGATGGCGAATCAGACTGAGATGGGGGTTTTGGCTAAGTCTTATATTGACAAGGGCGATTTAGTACCAGATGAAGTTACTAATGGCATTGTCAAAGAGCGCTTGGTTCAAGATGATATTAAAGAAAAAGGTTTCTTGTTGGACGGTTACCCACGTACTATCGAACAAGCCCATGCACTAGATGCAAACTTGGCGGATTTGGGTATTGAATTGCAAGGAGTAATCAACATTGATATTGATCCATCAAAATTGATTGAGCGTCTAAGTGGCCGCATCATTCATAAGGAAACAGGTGAAACCTTCCACAAGGTATTCAATCCACCAGTTGGGGATTACAAAGAGGAAGATTTCTACCAACGTGAAGATGATAAGCCAGAATCTGTTAAACGCCGTTTAGAAGTAAACATTGCACAAGGTCAACCGATTATCGAACACTATCGTGCCAAAGGATTGGTGCATGATATTGAAGGTGACCAAGACATCGAACTTGTTTTCCAAGCAATTGATACTGTGCTATCAAAATTGCAATAA
- the rpmJ gene encoding 50S ribosomal protein L36, whose product MKVRPSVKPICEYCKVIRRNGRVMVICPANPKHKQRQG is encoded by the coding sequence ATGAAAGTAAGACCATCGGTCAAACCAATTTGCGAATACTGCAAAGTCATTCGTCGTAATGGTCGTGTTATGGTGATTTGCCCAGCAAACCCTAAACACAAGCAACGTCAAGGTTAA
- a CDS encoding zinc ABC transporter substrate-binding protein AdcA: MKKIGLLFLSASALLLAACGNSTASQEDGKLDIVTTFYPVYEFTKQVTGDEANVELLIKAGTEVHGYEPSAKDIARIQEADAFIYENENMETWVHDIEDSVDTEKVDVISATEGMLLLPGGEEGHEEHDHSEEGHSHAYDPHVWLSPERAITLVENIRDSLIANYPDKKAVFEKNAAAYIEKLEALHSQYTETLSVAKQKYFVTQHTAFAYLALDYGLKQVSITGVAADEDPTPTRLAELTEYIKQYGIKYIYFEENASKSVAETLAKETGVQLDVLNPLESLTDEAMKNGEDYISVMEDNLTALEKTTSQAGVEILPEEGEVTTKTVYNGYFEDSAVKDRTLSDYAGEWQSVYPYLLDGTLDQVWDYKAKLKGGMTAEEYKTYYDTGYKTDVNQINITDNTMEFVVGDKKQKFTYKYVGYKILTYKKGNRGVRFLFEATDANAGNYKYVQFSDHNIAPVKTGHFHIFFGGESQEKLFEEMENWPTYYPVGMTGFEIAQEMLAH, from the coding sequence ATGAAAAAAATTGGTTTGTTATTCTTGTCTGCTTCAGCCTTATTGTTAGCTGCTTGTGGCAATAGCACAGCTTCTCAGGAAGATGGCAAGTTGGATATCGTCACGACGTTTTATCCTGTTTACGAATTCACGAAACAGGTAACAGGAGATGAAGCTAATGTAGAGTTGTTGATTAAAGCAGGGACAGAGGTTCATGGTTATGAGCCTTCAGCTAAAGATATTGCCCGTATCCAAGAGGCAGATGCATTCATTTATGAAAATGAAAACATGGAAACTTGGGTCCATGATATTGAAGATTCGGTGGATACAGAGAAAGTAGATGTTATCAGTGCAACGGAGGGAATGTTGCTCTTGCCTGGTGGAGAAGAGGGGCACGAGGAGCATGATCATAGTGAGGAAGGACATAGCCATGCTTATGATCCGCATGTATGGTTGTCCCCAGAACGTGCCATCACACTTGTAGAGAATATCCGTGATAGTTTGATTGCAAATTACCCAGATAAGAAGGCTGTTTTTGAGAAAAATGCTGCTGCCTATATTGAAAAGTTAGAGGCTCTACATTCTCAATACACTGAAACCTTGTCAGTGGCTAAGCAAAAATACTTTGTAACTCAACACACTGCCTTTGCATACTTGGCTTTGGATTATGGCTTGAAACAAGTTTCTATTACAGGTGTTGCTGCGGATGAAGATCCAACTCCGACTCGTTTGGCTGAATTGACTGAATATATCAAGCAATATGGCATTAAGTATATCTATTTTGAAGAAAATGCCTCAAAATCTGTAGCTGAAACACTTGCCAAAGAAACGGGTGTTCAGCTAGATGTTCTCAATCCGCTTGAAAGTTTGACGGATGAGGCGATGAAAAATGGAGAAGATTATATCTCTGTGATGGAGGACAATTTGACTGCGCTTGAGAAGACGACTTCCCAAGCAGGTGTTGAAATCTTACCAGAAGAGGGAGAGGTAACAACCAAAACAGTCTACAATGGTTACTTTGAAGACAGTGCTGTTAAAGATCGCACTCTGTCAGATTATGCTGGCGAATGGCAGTCTGTGTATCCTTACTTGCTAGATGGTACGCTGGACCAAGTTTGGGACTACAAGGCTAAGCTCAAAGGTGGTATGACAGCTGAAGAATACAAGACTTATTACGATACTGGCTACAAGACAGATGTCAATCAGATCAACATCACAGATAACACTATGGAATTTGTAGTGGGTGATAAGAAGCAAAAATTCACTTATAAATATGTAGGTTATAAGATTTTAACTTATAAGAAAGGTAATCGTGGTGTTCGTTTCTTATTTGAAGCGACAGATGCCAATGCCGGAAACTACAAGTATGTGCAGTTTAGCGATCATAATATTGCTCCTGTGAAGACAGGCCACTTCCATATCTTCTTCGGTGGTGAGAGCCAAGAAAAACTCTTTGAAGAAATGGAAAACTGGCCAACTTACTATCCTGTTGGTATGACTGGTTTTGAAATTGCTCAAGAGATGTTAGCTCACTAA
- a CDS encoding zinc-dependent MarR family transcriptional regulator, which yields MSHLASQIEKCLHEIVLSSENQLEILVGTCQSSVKLTNTQEHILMLIEKAAYTNTEIAKELNVSQAAITKATKALVTQGLLVAVRDTKDARVVRFSLTEAAKPIAAEHAHHHAHTLEAYEHLLSRYSESEQEVISRFMNDLVEKIRR from the coding sequence ATGAGTCATCTTGCATCACAGATTGAAAAATGTTTACATGAAATTGTTTTAAGCTCTGAGAACCAATTAGAGATTTTAGTTGGTACTTGTCAGAGTTCAGTCAAATTAACAAATACGCAAGAGCATATTTTGATGTTGATTGAAAAGGCTGCCTATACCAATACGGAAATTGCTAAGGAACTGAATGTTAGTCAGGCTGCAATTACCAAAGCAACAAAAGCTTTGGTGACGCAGGGACTTTTGGTTGCTGTAAGGGATACAAAGGATGCCCGTGTTGTGCGTTTTAGTTTGACGGAAGCTGCTAAGCCAATCGCGGCTGAACATGCCCATCATCACGCTCATACTTTGGAGGCTTATGAGCACTTGTTGTCGCGTTACAGTGAGAGTGAACAAGAAGTCATTAGTCGCTTTATGAATGATTTAGTGGAGAAAATTAGAAGATAG
- a CDS encoding metal ABC transporter permease gives MLDLSVFNYDFMQRAFLAIIAMSLFSPVLGVFLILRRQSLMSDTLSHVSLAGVAFGLVLGISPTLSTVLIVIVAAVFLEYLRTIYKNFMEIGTAILMSTGLAISLIVMNKSGGKSGLSLEQYLFGSIVTISQEQVFALFAIALIVIVLTLLFLRPMYILTFDEDTAFVDGLPVRAMSIAFNVVTGVAIALMIPAAGALLVSTIMVLPASIALRLGKSFKAVILIGMLVGFLGMVTGLLTSYYAETPASASITLIFISIFLLVNVMQKLKK, from the coding sequence ATGCTTGATTTATCTGTTTTCAACTATGATTTCATGCAAAGGGCCTTTCTAGCCATCATAGCCATGAGCTTGTTTTCACCTGTTCTGGGAGTTTTTCTCATCTTGAGAAGGCAGAGTCTGATGTCGGATACTCTCAGTCACGTTTCTTTAGCTGGTGTGGCTTTTGGTCTGGTCTTGGGGATTTCACCGACACTTTCAACGGTCCTGATTGTCATTGTGGCAGCGGTATTTCTGGAATACCTGCGGACTATTTATAAAAACTTTATGGAAATCGGGACGGCTATTCTCATGTCGACTGGTTTGGCTATTTCGCTGATTGTTATGAATAAGTCAGGCGGGAAGTCGGGATTGAGCCTGGAACAATATTTATTCGGTTCGATTGTGACCATTAGTCAAGAGCAGGTATTTGCCTTATTTGCTATTGCTCTGATTGTTATTGTATTGACCTTGCTGTTTCTACGGCCGATGTATATTTTGACCTTTGATGAAGATACAGCTTTTGTGGATGGCTTACCTGTGCGGGCTATGTCCATTGCTTTTAATGTGGTGACTGGTGTCGCCATTGCTCTGATGATCCCTGCAGCGGGTGCCTTGTTGGTGTCGACCATTATGGTTTTACCGGCCTCCATTGCCCTTCGCTTAGGAAAGAGTTTTAAGGCAGTTATCTTGATTGGTATGCTGGTTGGTTTCTTGGGAATGGTTACGGGCTTGTTGACATCTTACTATGCAGAAACGCCTGCTAGTGCAAGTATTACCTTGATTTTTATCAGTATTTTCTTACTGGTGAATGTGATGCAAAAATTAAAAAAATAG
- the infA gene encoding translation initiation factor IF-1, producing MAKEDVIEIEGKVVDTMPNAMFTVELENGHQVLATVSGKIRKNYIRILVGDRVTVELSPYDLTRGRITYRFK from the coding sequence ATGGCAAAAGAAGATGTGATTGAAATTGAAGGCAAAGTAGTTGATACAATGCCGAATGCTATGTTTACTGTTGAGTTGGAAAATGGACACCAAGTCCTTGCAACTGTTTCTGGTAAAATCCGTAAGAACTACATTCGTATTTTGGTCGGTGACCGCGTAACTGTTGAGCTTAGTCCATACGACTTGACACGTGGACGTATCACATACCGCTTTAAATAG
- the rplO gene encoding 50S ribosomal protein L15, with translation MKLHELQPATGSRKVRNRVGRGTSSGNGKTSGRGQKGQKARSGGGVRPGFEGGQTPLFRRLPKRGFTNINAKEYAIVNLDQLNAFEDGAEVTPVVLIEAGIVKAEKSGIKILGNGELTKKLTVKAAKFSKSAEEAITSKGGSVEVI, from the coding sequence ATGAAACTTCATGAATTGCAACCTGCTACAGGTTCTCGTAAAGTCCGCAACCGTGTAGGTCGTGGTACATCATCAGGTAACGGTAAAACTTCTGGCCGTGGTCAAAAAGGTCAAAAAGCTCGTAGCGGTGGCGGTGTTCGTCCAGGTTTTGAGGGTGGACAAACTCCATTGTTCCGTCGTCTTCCAAAACGTGGATTTACAAACATCAACGCTAAAGAATACGCAATCGTTAACCTTGATCAATTGAACGCTTTTGAAGATGGTGCTGAAGTAACACCAGTTGTACTTATCGAAGCTGGTATTGTTAAAGCTGAAAAATCAGGTATCAAAATCCTTGGTAACGGCGAATTGACGAAGAAATTGACAGTTAAGGCTGCTAAATTCTCTAAATCAGCTGAAGAAGCAATCACTTCTAAAGGTGGCTCAGTAGAAGTCATCTAA
- a CDS encoding ISL3 family transposase, translating into MEQLNLITNFLRIKDKNITISNEYDLGTHLELHGHLDYTAPKCPKCKGQMAKYDFQKASKIPYLETAGYPLLIRLRKRRFKCKECGKIAVAETPLVKKNHQIAVAVNQKIAQLLIENQAMTHIAHRLSISTSSVIRKLNEFKFETDWNKLPEVMSWDEYAFKKGKMSFIAQDFNSLNVITILDGRTQATIRNHFLRYPRKVRNRVKVITMDMFSPYYKLARQLFPNAKIVLDRFHIVQHLSRAMNRVRIQIMNQLDRKSQEYRALKRYWKLIQQDSRKLSDKRFYRPMFRMHLTNKEILEKLLSYSDELRQHYELYQFLLFHFQEKNSDHFFSLIEQEIASVNPIFQTVFKTFLKDKDKVLNAMELPYSNAKLEATNNLIKVIKRNAFGFRNFENFRKRILIALNIKKERTNFVLSRC; encoded by the coding sequence ATGGAACAACTAAATCTTATCACAAATTTTCTCAGAATTAAAGACAAAAATATTACTATCTCTAATGAATATGACCTGGGAACTCACTTAGAACTCCACGGTCACTTGGATTACACAGCCCCTAAATGCCCAAAATGCAAGGGACAAATGGCAAAATACGACTTCCAGAAGGCCTCCAAAATTCCCTACCTAGAAACTGCTGGCTATCCCTTACTTATCCGCCTTAGAAAGCGTCGTTTCAAGTGCAAGGAATGTGGGAAAATAGCGGTCGCTGAAACTCCTCTTGTCAAGAAGAACCACCAAATCGCTGTCGCAGTTAACCAGAAGATCGCTCAATTACTCATCGAAAATCAAGCAATGACACATATCGCACACAGGCTATCCATCTCAACATCATCAGTTATTCGAAAACTAAATGAGTTCAAGTTTGAAACGGATTGGAACAAGCTTCCAGAAGTCATGTCCTGGGACGAGTATGCCTTCAAGAAGGGGAAGATGAGCTTTATCGCACAAGATTTCAACTCCCTGAATGTCATAACCATTCTGGACGGAAGAACTCAAGCAACCATTCGAAACCACTTTCTGCGCTATCCTAGAAAGGTTAGAAATCGGGTCAAAGTCATTACCATGGATATGTTTAGTCCCTACTACAAATTGGCTAGACAACTATTTCCAAACGCCAAGATTGTACTCGACCGCTTTCATATCGTGCAACACCTTAGTCGTGCTATGAACCGTGTCCGTATTCAAATTATGAACCAACTTGATAGAAAATCGCAGGAATACCGAGCCTTGAAACGCTACTGGAAATTGATACAACAGGATAGTCGTAAACTCAGCGATAAACGATTTTATCGCCCTATGTTTCGGATGCATTTAACCAACAAGGAAATTCTAGAAAAACTCCTATCCTACTCAGATGAGCTCCGACAGCACTATGAACTCTATCAATTTCTCTTGTTCCATTTCCAAGAGAAAAATTCAGATCATTTCTTCAGTCTCATCGAACAGGAAATAGCCTCTGTTAATCCTATTTTCCAGACGGTATTTAAGACATTTCTAAAGGATAAAGACAAGGTTTTAAACGCCATGGAATTGCCTTATTCCAATGCCAAACTGGAAGCTACCAACAATCTCATCAAAGTCATTAAGAGAAATGCCTTTGGTTTTAGGAACTTTGAAAACTTTAGAAAACGCATTTTGATTGCTTTGAACATAAAGAAAGAGAGAACGAATTTCGTCCTCTCTAGGTGTTAG
- the rpmD gene encoding 50S ribosomal protein L30: MAQIKITLTKSPIGRKPEQRKTVVALGLGKLNSSVVKEDNPAILGMVNAISHLVTVEEVK; the protein is encoded by the coding sequence ATGGCTCAAATTAAAATCACTTTGACTAAGTCTCCAATCGGTCGCAAACCAGAACAACGTAAAACAGTTGTTGCACTTGGACTTGGTAAATTGAACTCTTCAGTTGTTAAAGAAGATAACCCAGCTATCCTTGGTATGGTTAACGCTATCTCTCACTTGGTAACTGTAGAAGAAGTTAAGTAA
- a CDS encoding DNA-directed RNA polymerase subunit alpha: MIEFEKPTITKIDEKKDYGRFVIEPLERGYGTTLGNSLRRVLLASLPGAAVTSIKIDGVLHEFDTVPGVREDVMQIILSIKGIAVKSYVEDEKTIELDVVGPAEVTAGDILTDSDIEIINPDHYLFTIAEGASFRATLTVNSGRGYVPAEGNKKDDAPVGTLAVDSIYTPVTKVNYQVEPARVGSNDGFDKLTLEINTNGTIIPEDALGLSARILMEHLGLFTDLTEVAKSAEVMKETEVTSDDRMLDRTIEELDLSVRSYNCLKRAGINTVFDLTEKTEPEMMKVRNLGRKSLEEVKVKLADLGLGLKKDK; encoded by the coding sequence ATGATTGAGTTTGAAAAACCAACAATAACAAAAATTGATGAAAAAAAAGATTACGGCAGATTTGTCATCGAACCGCTAGAACGTGGTTATGGAACAACTCTTGGTAACTCTCTTCGTCGTGTACTTCTTGCTTCACTTCCAGGTGCTGCAGTAACATCAATTAAAATTGATGGCGTACTCCACGAATTCGACACAGTTCCAGGTGTCCGTGAAGATGTTATGCAAATTATTCTTAGCATCAAAGGCATTGCTGTAAAATCTTATGTCGAAGACGAAAAGACGATTGAACTTGATGTAGTAGGTCCAGCTGAAGTAACAGCAGGGGATATTCTTACTGACAGTGACATTGAAATTATTAACCCAGATCATTATCTTTTCACTATTGCTGAAGGCGCAAGCTTCAGAGCTACCTTGACTGTTAATTCGGGTCGTGGTTATGTGCCAGCTGAAGGTAATAAAAAAGATGATGCACCAGTGGGAACACTTGCGGTGGATTCAATCTATACGCCGGTGACAAAAGTCAACTATCAGGTTGAACCAGCTCGCGTTGGTAGCAATGATGGATTTGACAAATTAACACTTGAAATCAATACAAATGGTACAATTATTCCAGAAGATGCTTTAGGTCTTTCAGCTCGTATTTTGATGGAGCACCTTGGTCTATTTACAGATTTGACTGAAGTTGCTAAATCTGCAGAAGTAATGAAGGAAACTGAAGTAACGTCTGACGACCGTATGCTTGATCGTACGATTGAGGAATTGGACCTATCGGTTCGCTCATACAACTGTTTAAAACGTGCAGGCATCAATACTGTATTTGATTTGACAGAAAAAACTGAGCCAGAAATGATGAAAGTGCGCAATCTTGGTCGTAAGAGTCTTGAAGAAGTCAAGGTTAAATTGGCTGACTTAGGTCTAGGATTGAAGAAAGATAAATAA
- a CDS encoding metal ABC transporter ATP-binding protein, which translates to MRYISVEDLSFYYDKEPVLEHIHYHLDSGEFVTLTGENGAAKTTLIKATLGILKPRFGKVAFAEKSIKGKKLRMAYLPQQIASFNAGFPSTVYEFVKSGRYPRQGWFRRLTGHDEEHIRISLEAVGMWEHRDKKLGSLSGGQKQRAVIARMFASDPDIFILDEPTTGMDAGTKDAFYQLMHHSAKKHGKAVLMITHDPDELSQYADRNIHLVRDQQSPWRCFNVHEADEEVSNA; encoded by the coding sequence ATGAGATATATAAGTGTGGAGGATTTATCCTTCTATTATGATAAGGAACCTGTATTGGAACATATCCATTACCACTTGGATAGTGGGGAGTTTGTTACTCTAACCGGTGAAAATGGGGCTGCAAAGACAACCTTGATAAAAGCTACTTTGGGTATATTAAAGCCTAGATTTGGGAAAGTGGCCTTTGCAGAGAAAAGTATAAAAGGGAAGAAGTTGCGCATGGCCTATTTGCCCCAGCAGATTGCGAGTTTTAATGCTGGTTTTCCGAGCACGGTTTATGAATTTGTAAAATCAGGTCGCTATCCACGTCAGGGTTGGTTTCGTCGGCTCACTGGACATGATGAGGAACATATTCGGATTAGTTTGGAAGCAGTAGGTATGTGGGAACACAGGGATAAGAAATTGGGGTCTTTGAGCGGGGGACAGAAACAACGTGCTGTCATTGCCCGAATGTTTGCTTCGGATCCGGATATTTTTATCTTGGATGAACCGACAACGGGAATGGATGCTGGAACCAAGGATGCTTTTTACCAACTCATGCACCACTCGGCTAAAAAGCATGGGAAGGCTGTTTTGATGATTACCCATGATCCTGATGAGTTAAGTCAGTATGCGGATCGCAATATTCATCTGGTGCGAGATCAGCAATCTCCTTGGCGTTGTTTTAACGTCCACGAAGCGGATGAGGAGGTATCCAATGCTTGA
- the secY gene encoding preprotein translocase subunit SecY, with protein sequence MFFKLLKDALKIKLVRSKILFTIFILLVFRIGTHITVPGVNAKSLEALSNVPFLNMLSLVSGNAMRNFSVFALGVSPYITASIIVQLLQMDILPKFVEWGKQGEVGRRKLNQATRYISLVLAFVQSIGITAGFNALSGAKLTNMPLNWQTYLLIGSILTTGSVIVTWLGEQISEKGYGNGTSMIIFAGIISSLPGTFYEIYIDRFVNIESSRLGQSAIFVAALIVLILFVIYFTTFVQQAEYKLPIQYTKRAQGAPSSSYLPLKLNPAGVIPVIFAGSITAVPTSLIQYFASQNRSAGWLMAVQEYFDYSTVKGMIVYASLIILFTFFYTFVQVNPEKTAESLQKSAAYIHGVRPGNGTEQFLSKLLKRLAAIGALFLSFIALLPILAQNLFGLSSNIAFLGTSLIILISTSIEGIKQLEGYLLKRKYVGFLEITE encoded by the coding sequence ATGTTTTTTAAACTTTTAAAGGATGCCTTGAAAATAAAATTGGTGCGTAGTAAAATTCTATTTACCATTTTTATCCTTTTGGTTTTCCGAATCGGTACTCATATTACAGTGCCAGGAGTAAATGCAAAAAGTCTTGAAGCCTTGTCAAATGTGCCATTTTTGAACATGTTGAGTCTGGTTTCTGGTAATGCAATGCGAAATTTTTCGGTCTTTGCGCTAGGGGTTAGCCCATATATTACAGCTTCTATCATTGTTCAACTCTTACAAATGGATATCTTACCCAAATTTGTAGAATGGGGAAAACAGGGTGAAGTTGGTCGACGGAAGTTAAATCAAGCGACTCGATACATCTCTTTGGTGTTGGCGTTTGTTCAGTCTATCGGTATCACAGCAGGTTTCAATGCTCTATCAGGTGCAAAATTAACAAATATGCCACTTAACTGGCAAACTTATTTGTTAATTGGTTCCATTTTAACAACTGGTTCAGTTATTGTTACTTGGTTAGGAGAACAAATTTCTGAAAAAGGCTACGGTAATGGGACATCAATGATTATCTTTGCAGGTATCATTTCATCCTTGCCAGGAACTTTTTATGAGATTTACATCGACCGTTTTGTTAATATTGAATCGAGTCGTCTGGGACAATCTGCGATTTTTGTTGCAGCATTGATTGTCTTGATACTTTTTGTGATTTACTTTACGACATTTGTACAACAAGCTGAGTATAAACTACCAATTCAATACACAAAACGTGCTCAAGGTGCGCCTTCTAGTTCTTACTTGCCCCTAAAATTGAATCCAGCAGGAGTTATTCCCGTTATCTTTGCAGGTTCCATTACTGCAGTTCCAACTTCTTTGATTCAATATTTTGCAAGTCAGAATAGAAGTGCAGGTTGGTTAATGGCAGTTCAAGAATACTTTGATTATTCAACTGTCAAAGGAATGATTGTTTACGCAAGTTTGATTATCTTGTTTACTTTCTTCTATACATTCGTTCAGGTTAATCCTGAAAAAACTGCAGAAAGTTTACAAAAGAGTGCTGCCTATATCCACGGCGTACGGCCTGGAAATGGGACAGAGCAATTCTTGTCTAAATTGCTGAAGCGATTAGCTGCGATTGGCGCACTATTCTTAAGCTTTATCGCCTTGCTACCAATTCTTGCACAAAATCTCTTTGGGCTTTCTTCGAATATTGCTTTCTTGGGTACAAGTTTGATCATCTTGATTTCAACAAGTATCGAAGGTATTAAGCAGTTGGAAGGCTACCTTCTAAAGAGAAAATATGTAGGTTTCTTGGAAATTACAGAATAG